In one Lysobacter alkalisoli genomic region, the following are encoded:
- a CDS encoding family 43 glycosylhydrolase produces the protein MKKASRSAALLLPVLAALPAASFALNPVIQTMYTADPAPMVHDGTLYLFSSRDEDVGEPNNFNMKSWVLATTTDMVNWTQHGEIASLRDFPWAAKEISGWDGFDNGAWAPQAIERDGKWYLYAPVQGRGIGVLVADNPLGPYTDPLKKPLIAGHAGGLYDSIDPTVYIDDKGQAYLAWGNPNLWSVKLNKDMISYDTSVGENGIIRHPMTVKALGERNPPDTQGTTLPKPALRGTSYEEGPWLYKRNDLHYLFFAGGPLPEHLAYSTGPTPEGPWTYGGVIMAPQSAFTNHPGVVDYKGKTYLFYHDAALPGGDGFKRSVRVDELKFNPDGSIPMVQPTKEGPAPVATLDPYKRVEAETIAWSSGVKIEPSSAGGQNVRDIHDGDHIRVRNVDFGATGARAFMASLSSKAKAKQATGAKIEIRLGKLDGQLIGTLPVSGTGGEWKPQSARISGASGINDLFFVFRGAAGEELFKFDYWQFSQRDLAADSASVASQPLPAAQAALADLAHNPLIWADVPDIAIIRVGNTYYMSSTTMHMSPGLPIMKSTDLVNWSMASYAYETLADNEALRLENGKNAYGAGSWASSLRYHDGVFHASTFSATSGRTHVYTTRDPDRGPWKETSFEPVLGDHSLFFDDDGRVYVVYGGGRIMLTELKPDLSGIKPGGVNKVLIENVNTLFGDDLGGLNGEGSQLIKIDGRYYLFNIASPGSRWARTVIVHRADAIDGPYEGRIALDDRGIAQGGLIDTPEGKWYAYLFKDNAAVGRIPYLVPVTWKDGWPVLGENGEVPMTLDIPAGGQGVSGVSGIVASDEFDRRPGDPDLPLAWQWNHNPEPGDWSLAKRPGYLSLVTSRIVSALPEAPNTLTQRTFGPDSFATTRIDVSGMKDGDWAGLAAFQRQYGFVGVKMSGGVRSLVMVSADSEHPEEVASIPLSGETIHLKVECEFEPAPELARFSYSLDGKSWTPIGRPSRLAYTFPHFMGYRFALFYFSTETAGGRVDFDYYRIGQSGGSR, from the coding sequence ATGAAAAAAGCAAGCCGCTCCGCTGCCCTTCTCTTGCCCGTGTTGGCTGCGCTGCCCGCGGCGTCATTCGCGCTCAACCCGGTTATTCAAACGATGTATACCGCCGATCCGGCCCCCATGGTCCATGACGGCACGCTCTACCTGTTTTCCAGCCGCGACGAAGACGTCGGGGAGCCCAACAACTTCAACATGAAGAGCTGGGTGCTCGCCACGACGACGGATATGGTGAACTGGACCCAGCACGGCGAGATCGCCTCCCTCCGGGATTTCCCCTGGGCCGCCAAGGAGATCTCCGGCTGGGACGGTTTTGACAACGGCGCCTGGGCTCCCCAGGCGATCGAGCGGGATGGCAAATGGTATCTCTACGCCCCGGTGCAAGGCCGGGGCATTGGCGTGCTGGTGGCGGATAATCCCCTCGGGCCCTACACCGATCCCCTCAAAAAACCGCTGATCGCCGGCCATGCCGGCGGCCTATACGACAGCATCGATCCGACTGTATACATCGACGACAAGGGCCAGGCCTATCTCGCCTGGGGCAACCCCAATCTGTGGTCGGTGAAGCTCAACAAGGACATGATTTCCTACGACACCAGCGTCGGGGAGAACGGCATCATTCGCCATCCGATGACCGTCAAGGCCCTGGGCGAGCGCAACCCTCCGGACACACAAGGCACTACGCTGCCAAAGCCTGCTTTGCGCGGCACATCCTACGAAGAGGGTCCCTGGCTCTATAAGCGCAATGATCTCCACTACCTGTTTTTTGCCGGAGGCCCCCTCCCTGAGCATCTCGCGTACTCCACTGGGCCCACGCCCGAAGGTCCGTGGACCTACGGCGGCGTCATCATGGCCCCGCAAAGCGCCTTCACCAACCACCCGGGCGTGGTGGATTACAAGGGCAAGACCTACCTTTTCTACCACGACGCCGCGCTTCCGGGAGGCGACGGATTCAAGCGTTCCGTGCGCGTCGATGAGTTGAAGTTCAACCCGGATGGCTCGATCCCGATGGTGCAGCCGACCAAGGAAGGGCCGGCACCGGTCGCCACCCTCGATCCCTACAAGCGAGTGGAAGCCGAGACCATCGCCTGGTCTTCCGGTGTCAAAATCGAGCCCAGCAGCGCCGGCGGCCAGAATGTGCGAGACATTCATGACGGGGACCACATCCGGGTGCGAAATGTCGATTTCGGCGCGACCGGCGCGCGCGCCTTCATGGCCAGCCTCTCCAGCAAGGCCAAGGCGAAGCAGGCCACCGGGGCGAAGATCGAGATTCGTTTGGGCAAGCTCGACGGCCAGTTGATCGGCACGCTGCCGGTCTCGGGAACCGGCGGCGAATGGAAGCCGCAGTCTGCCCGGATCTCCGGAGCCTCCGGCATCAACGATCTTTTCTTCGTGTTCCGCGGCGCGGCCGGCGAAGAACTGTTCAAGTTCGATTACTGGCAATTTTCCCAGCGCGACCTGGCCGCGGACAGTGCTTCCGTCGCGTCTCAGCCGCTTCCGGCGGCACAGGCGGCACTGGCGGATCTAGCCCACAATCCCCTTATCTGGGCAGACGTCCCGGACATCGCAATCATCCGCGTAGGAAACACCTACTACATGAGCAGCACGACGATGCACATGAGCCCGGGCCTGCCGATCATGAAGTCGACGGATCTGGTCAACTGGAGCATGGCCTCTTACGCTTATGAAACCCTCGCCGACAACGAAGCCCTCCGCCTCGAAAACGGCAAGAACGCCTACGGTGCCGGCTCCTGGGCCAGCAGCCTGCGTTACCACGACGGCGTGTTCCATGCCTCGACTTTCTCCGCCACCAGCGGGCGCACCCACGTCTACACCACGCGCGATCCGGATCGCGGCCCGTGGAAAGAGACGAGTTTCGAGCCCGTGCTGGGTGACCACAGCCTGTTTTTCGACGACGACGGTCGTGTTTACGTGGTTTACGGGGGCGGTCGCATCATGCTCACCGAGCTGAAACCCGATCTCTCCGGAATCAAGCCCGGCGGCGTGAACAAGGTCCTCATCGAAAACGTCAACACCCTCTTCGGCGACGACCTGGGCGGTCTCAATGGCGAGGGCTCGCAGCTTATCAAGATCGACGGCCGCTACTACCTCTTCAACATCGCCTCGCCCGGGAGCCGCTGGGCGCGCACCGTCATCGTCCACCGCGCCGACGCAATCGACGGTCCCTACGAGGGTCGCATCGCGCTCGATGATCGCGGTATCGCCCAGGGCGGCCTCATCGACACCCCGGAAGGCAAATGGTATGCCTATCTTTTCAAGGACAACGCCGCCGTCGGTCGCATCCCCTATCTGGTGCCCGTGACCTGGAAGGACGGCTGGCCCGTGCTCGGCGAAAACGGCGAGGTGCCCATGACGCTCGACATCCCCGCTGGTGGACAGGGCGTGTCCGGCGTCTCCGGCATCGTCGCCTCCGACGAATTCGACCGTCGGCCCGGCGACCCCGACCTGCCCCTCGCCTGGCAATGGAATCACAATCCCGAGCCTGGTGACTGGTCGCTCGCCAAGCGCCCGGGCTACCTGAGCCTGGTCACCAGCCGGATCGTTTCCGCACTGCCCGAGGCCCCGAATACCCTCACCCAGCGCACCTTTGGTCCTGACAGTTTCGCCACTACCCGCATCGACGTGAGCGGCATGAAAGACGGCGACTGGGCTGGCCTCGCCGCTTTTCAGAGACAGTATGGTTTTGTTGGCGTAAAGATGAGCGGCGGCGTCAGATCTCTCGTCATGGTGAGCGCCGACTCCGAACATCCCGAGGAAGTCGCCTCCATTCCCCTCTCTGGAGAAACCATTCACCTCAAGGTCGAATGCGAATTTGAGCCCGCGCCTGAACTCGCCCGCTTCTCCTACAGCCTCGATGGCAAATCCTGGACCCCCATCGGTCGTCCCTCGCGCCTGGCCTACACCTTCCCGCACTTCATGGGTTACCGCTTCGCCCTCTTCTATTTTTCGACCGAGACCGCCGGCGGCCGTGTGGACTTCGACTACTACCGGATCGGGCAAAGCGGCGGCTCCCGCTGA
- a CDS encoding alpha-N-arabinofuranosidase, with translation MKSSVLALAMLATAPVFAAVTIDIDPAKPGAVINKNVYGQFAEHLGTGVYEGMWVGPKSNIPNTRGWRNDVVGALKELHVPLVRWPGGCFADVYHWRDGIGPQDKRPSNVHTNADGVVEIDAINAVGTHEFFDLIDMLGADAYVNGNVGTGSVQEMSDWVEYMTSDGGSPLARLRAQNGREKPFKVAYFGIGNELWGCGGNMKPEYYANLYSNYEHFLWAPEKSRPKMIASGGSGFDTTWTDVLSKELKDRTIGISVHQYTVPTGNWDIKGKTLGFKEGEWISTLANTLKMDQLVKDHVAVLDKNDPEKKIGLMIDEWGTWYDEEKDAKSALFQQNSLRDALVAALNFHIFHEHAERVPMTTIAQMVNVLQAMILTDKEKMVLTPTYYAFQMYVPFQDATSLPLAIKDNTSYTLGALTIPGVSASAARAKDGKLYLALVNTDPSNAVDVAVNVAGTELQGAAGKVLTAATMDAHNTFQNPQAIKPAAFSARAAGDKLSIKVPAKAVMVVALEE, from the coding sequence GTGAAGAGCAGCGTACTGGCGCTTGCAATGCTGGCGACCGCGCCAGTGTTCGCCGCCGTGACCATCGACATCGATCCGGCCAAGCCTGGTGCCGTCATCAACAAGAACGTCTATGGCCAGTTCGCCGAGCACCTGGGCACCGGCGTCTACGAAGGCATGTGGGTCGGCCCGAAGTCGAACATCCCCAACACCAGGGGCTGGCGCAACGACGTCGTCGGCGCGCTCAAGGAGTTGCATGTGCCGCTGGTGCGCTGGCCGGGCGGCTGCTTCGCCGACGTATACCATTGGCGCGACGGCATAGGCCCGCAGGACAAGCGCCCGAGCAACGTCCACACCAACGCGGACGGCGTAGTAGAGATCGACGCGATCAACGCCGTCGGCACCCACGAATTCTTCGACCTGATCGACATGCTGGGCGCCGACGCCTACGTCAACGGCAACGTCGGTACCGGCAGCGTGCAGGAGATGTCCGATTGGGTCGAGTACATGACTTCGGACGGCGGCTCGCCCCTGGCCAGGCTGCGCGCCCAGAATGGGCGCGAAAAGCCGTTCAAAGTCGCCTACTTCGGCATCGGCAATGAGTTGTGGGGCTGCGGCGGCAACATGAAGCCCGAGTACTACGCGAACCTGTACAGCAATTACGAGCATTTCCTGTGGGCGCCCGAGAAGTCCAGGCCGAAAATGATCGCCAGCGGCGGCAGTGGCTTCGACACCACGTGGACCGACGTCCTGAGCAAGGAACTGAAGGACCGCACGATCGGCATCAGCGTCCATCAGTACACCGTCCCCACCGGAAACTGGGACATCAAGGGCAAGACCCTCGGTTTCAAGGAAGGCGAGTGGATCTCGACCCTTGCCAATACCTTGAAGATGGATCAGCTCGTCAAAGATCACGTGGCCGTACTGGACAAGAACGATCCCGAGAAAAAGATCGGGCTGATGATCGATGAGTGGGGCACCTGGTATGACGAAGAGAAGGATGCCAAAAGTGCCCTGTTCCAGCAGAACTCCCTGCGCGACGCACTCGTGGCGGCGCTCAACTTCCACATCTTCCATGAGCACGCGGAGCGGGTCCCCATGACCACCATCGCCCAGATGGTCAACGTCCTGCAAGCGATGATCCTGACCGACAAGGAGAAGATGGTCCTGACCCCGACCTACTACGCGTTCCAGATGTATGTGCCGTTCCAGGATGCCACGTCGCTGCCGCTGGCCATCAAGGACAACACCAGCTACACCCTGGGCGCATTGACCATTCCGGGCGTGAGCGCTTCGGCGGCACGCGCCAAGGACGGCAAGCTGTACCTGGCGCTGGTCAACACCGATCCGTCCAATGCAGTCGATGTAGCCGTCAACGTCGCCGGCACGGAGCTGCAAGGTGCGGCCGGCAAGGTGCTGACCGCGGCCACGATGGATGCGCACAACACGTTCCAGAATCCGCAGGCGATCAAGCCGGCGGCGTTCAGCGCGCGTGCCGCAGGCGACAAGCTGTCGATCAAGGTGCCGGCCAAGGCCGTGATGGTGGTCGCTTTGGAGGAGTAA
- a CDS encoding non-reducing end alpha-L-arabinofuranosidase family hydrolase, whose amino-acid sequence MHNYKSSLAGFNALWFASCLALSTLAHAAEPATRAKPFEWKSSEPLIKPPADAKDIHGVKDPTIVYHDGRYHVFITTAAATGWGMAYTSFVDWDEAPNAPLFMLDQSPIGPGYRAAPQVFYFAPQELWYLIYQGGDPLYSTTRNLADPGSWTAPQPFYPTIPESVKDANGKAAWLDFWNICDDKKCHLFFTDDHGSFFRGETTVERFPHGFSEPVVVMKEKRDDMFEASNTYRITGTHQYLTLIEAIGPNGRYFRAWTADRLDGKWQPIPGARMNMFAGAENVTFNGRIWSEGVSHGELIRDGVDQTLSIDPCQPLRFLYQGLDMEKDKKYEYIELPYRLGVITATAPNAISELCKK is encoded by the coding sequence ATGCACAACTACAAATCCTCCCTTGCCGGGTTCAATGCACTCTGGTTCGCGTCATGCCTGGCATTGAGCACGCTCGCTCATGCGGCGGAACCCGCGACTCGCGCCAAACCTTTTGAATGGAAATCCAGCGAGCCCCTGATCAAGCCTCCAGCCGATGCCAAGGATATCCATGGCGTCAAAGACCCGACCATCGTCTATCACGACGGCCGATACCACGTTTTCATCACCACGGCCGCGGCAACGGGCTGGGGCATGGCCTATACGAGCTTTGTGGACTGGGACGAAGCGCCGAATGCGCCCCTGTTCATGCTCGACCAGTCCCCCATCGGGCCGGGTTACCGCGCAGCGCCGCAGGTTTTCTATTTCGCGCCGCAAGAACTCTGGTATCTGATCTACCAAGGCGGCGACCCGTTGTATTCCACGACCAGGAACCTGGCCGATCCCGGCTCATGGACGGCGCCGCAGCCCTTCTACCCGACCATCCCGGAGAGTGTCAAAGACGCCAACGGCAAGGCGGCCTGGCTGGACTTCTGGAACATCTGCGACGACAAGAAGTGCCATCTGTTCTTCACCGACGACCACGGCAGCTTCTTCCGCGGTGAAACAACAGTGGAGCGCTTCCCTCATGGCTTTTCCGAACCCGTCGTCGTCATGAAGGAAAAGCGCGACGACATGTTCGAGGCGAGCAATACCTACAGGATCACCGGTACCCATCAGTACTTGACGCTGATCGAAGCGATTGGGCCCAACGGCAGGTATTTCCGGGCCTGGACGGCGGATCGCCTGGACGGCAAGTGGCAACCCATTCCCGGCGCCAGGATGAACATGTTCGCTGGCGCGGAAAACGTCACATTCAACGGCCGGATCTGGTCCGAAGGCGTATCCCATGGCGAACTGATCCGCGACGGCGTCGATCAGACGCTGAGCATCGACCCCTGCCAGCCACTGAGATTCCTCTACCAGGGCCTGGATATGGAAAAAGACAAGAAGTACGAATACATCGAGCTGCCCTATCGGCTGGGCGTGATCACCGCCACCGCCCCCAACGCCATCAGCGAGTTGTGCAAGAAATGA
- a CDS encoding class I SAM-dependent methyltransferase translates to MNTPSKVPMPDEEGQQWDRVAAGWKKWWPTIENAARCVSKRMLELAEVEPGQRVLDIATGIGEPALLAASRVGPSGRVVATDISSRMLDIARERAAMSGVSNVEFRQADAGQLDFPDGSFDAVLCRWGVTSLPNPPDALAAIRRMLAPDGAFATAVWGAAADSRPLAGLATAVAREVFDLPAPRPQVPSLPGSAEDALEKMMIHAGFADVRTERIRLTLEWASTDECTQYVLDVSPELAALFLDRPSGQQVEYRQRLAERLRPYVIADGGVRIPNMTICAAGRR, encoded by the coding sequence ATGAATACCCCGTCCAAAGTTCCGATGCCTGATGAGGAAGGCCAACAGTGGGATCGGGTTGCCGCCGGTTGGAAGAAGTGGTGGCCCACGATCGAGAACGCGGCGCGATGCGTCAGTAAACGGATGCTGGAACTGGCGGAAGTTGAACCCGGGCAGCGAGTGCTCGACATCGCAACGGGGATTGGCGAGCCCGCCTTGCTGGCGGCAAGTCGTGTCGGACCTTCGGGACGGGTGGTCGCGACGGACATTTCATCGCGGATGCTCGATATCGCCCGGGAGAGGGCGGCCATGTCCGGGGTGTCGAACGTGGAGTTCAGGCAGGCCGATGCAGGGCAGCTGGATTTCCCCGACGGCAGCTTCGATGCGGTTCTCTGTCGGTGGGGCGTGACGTCGCTGCCGAATCCGCCGGATGCCCTGGCGGCGATACGCCGCATGCTGGCCCCCGATGGTGCGTTCGCCACGGCTGTGTGGGGCGCAGCGGCCGACAGCCGCCCGTTGGCGGGTCTTGCGACGGCTGTCGCCCGGGAAGTGTTCGATCTGCCAGCGCCACGACCACAGGTGCCTTCACTGCCTGGATCAGCGGAGGACGCGTTGGAGAAGATGATGATCCATGCCGGGTTTGCGGACGTGCGCACCGAACGGATCAGGCTGACCCTGGAGTGGGCGTCCACCGATGAGTGCACGCAGTACGTCCTGGACGTATCTCCGGAACTCGCCGCCCTGTTCCTCGACAGACCGTCCGGGCAGCAGGTGGAGTATCGGCAGAGACTCGCCGAAAGGCTTCGGCCGTACGTGATCGCCGATGGCGGCGTCCGCATCCCGAACATGACGATCTGTGCGGCGGGGCGGAGATGA
- a CDS encoding tellurite resistance TerB family protein, with the protein MTDWFKALTSIVNRHEPSSDPHALPRAAAALLLEMAVTAEGGDQVELDVVHEAMAQVFGMAPAELESLMEQAHQARRESISLHEFTRELRPALDPEQRAELVEWLWRVAFADARLDKHEELMVRRVADLLAVPHSEFIRRKLLAKAQ; encoded by the coding sequence TTGACCGACTGGTTCAAGGCTCTTACGAGCATCGTCAACCGCCACGAACCTTCGTCCGACCCGCACGCGCTGCCCAGGGCCGCCGCCGCGCTGCTGCTGGAAATGGCGGTCACCGCCGAAGGTGGCGATCAAGTCGAACTGGACGTGGTCCACGAGGCGATGGCCCAGGTCTTCGGCATGGCGCCGGCCGAGCTCGAATCGCTGATGGAGCAGGCCCACCAGGCAAGGCGGGAATCGATATCCCTGCACGAATTCACCCGCGAACTGCGACCCGCACTCGACCCCGAGCAACGCGCCGAACTCGTCGAATGGCTGTGGCGGGTGGCATTCGCCGACGCGCGCCTGGACAAGCATGAGGAACTGATGGTCCGCCGCGTGGCCGATCTGCTCGCCGTCCCGCATTCCGAATTCATTCGTCGCAAGCTTCTGGCGAAGGCGCAGTAA
- a CDS encoding SPFH domain-containing protein, which yields MGLVQAVAGTVGGMLGDQWKDFYTVPDGLPSTAALFAAVPRGTNAGRGSNTSASSNIITNGSKIVVPEGYGLLLMQDGKITGFAAEPGGYEWRSDDINSQSLFAGDGLVDTLIRQSWERFKFGGRPGSQQAAFFVSLKELPDNRFGTQSEIYWDDGFLNTQVGAVTRGSYTLKIVDPILFVKNFVPASYLQPGTVFDFTDIDNAAATQLFNEVVGSLAPAFSLYTNDPGKGNRITKLQQDSVGFATSLSEAVENAYQWQSERGLAIVKTAIVSIEYDPNTRELLKTVQRADALAGTRGNVNLQASVAQGIQSAGENGGAAGLVGVGMATGMMGLGGLQQPVAPPAPAADDPVEKLKKAKEMLDLGLITQADYDALKAKALGL from the coding sequence ATGGGTCTTGTGCAGGCAGTAGCGGGTACGGTCGGCGGCATGCTGGGCGACCAGTGGAAGGACTTCTACACGGTGCCGGACGGCCTGCCGTCAACGGCGGCGCTGTTCGCCGCAGTGCCCAGGGGCACCAATGCCGGGCGCGGCTCCAATACGAGCGCCTCCTCCAACATCATCACCAACGGCTCGAAGATCGTCGTGCCCGAGGGCTACGGCCTGCTGCTGATGCAGGACGGCAAGATCACCGGCTTCGCCGCCGAGCCGGGCGGTTACGAATGGCGCTCCGACGACATCAACTCCCAGTCGCTCTTCGCCGGTGATGGCCTGGTCGATACGCTGATCAGGCAGAGCTGGGAGCGCTTCAAGTTCGGTGGCCGGCCGGGTTCGCAGCAGGCGGCGTTCTTCGTCTCGCTGAAGGAGCTGCCGGACAACCGCTTCGGCACGCAGTCCGAAATCTACTGGGACGACGGCTTCCTCAACACCCAGGTAGGCGCGGTGACCCGTGGCTCGTATACGCTGAAGATCGTGGACCCGATCCTGTTCGTGAAGAACTTCGTGCCGGCCTCATACCTGCAGCCGGGCACGGTCTTCGATTTCACCGACATCGATAACGCCGCGGCCACCCAGTTGTTCAACGAGGTTGTCGGCTCGCTTGCGCCCGCGTTCAGCCTGTACACCAACGACCCGGGCAAGGGCAATCGCATCACCAAACTGCAGCAGGATTCGGTCGGGTTCGCCACGAGCCTGTCCGAAGCGGTGGAAAACGCCTACCAGTGGCAGTCCGAACGCGGCCTGGCCATCGTCAAGACCGCCATCGTCTCCATCGAATACGATCCCAACACCCGCGAGCTGCTCAAGACCGTGCAGCGCGCCGATGCACTGGCCGGTACGCGTGGCAACGTCAATTTGCAGGCCAGCGTGGCGCAAGGCATCCAGTCGGCCGGCGAGAATGGCGGCGCGGCAGGGCTGGTGGGCGTGGGCATGGCGACGGGCATGATGGGCCTGGGCGGCCTGCAGCAGCCCGTGGCACCGCCCGCACCGGCCGCCGACGACCCGGTAGAAAAGTTGAAGAAGGCCAAGGAGATGCTGGACCTGGGGCTGATCACCCAGGCCGATTACGACGCACTCAAGGCCAAGGCGCTGGGCCTGTAA
- a CDS encoding TFIIB-type zinc ribbon-containing protein, producing MQNPNNPPPVPPYTGPGSPQDVPPQPGSTPIDPATLPPPIRDELLAPDPVAIDTSAEELKDGLNRCPKCGATDIRHKPGSDLLICLYCRNEWHGQRVEEEFGLGTGIDELSGTVIASGARNIEADAASLMTFHCSGCGAEVTVNTENAMTARCHWCRHVFGVNEQVANGAVPDAVLPFRIKKDDAVARIRQFVDKRRLFALKEFKEQFTPENVVGVYLPYMIVDGKASVDVVGEGEIETRRYTRGSGDKKKTYYDADVYRVARHVDFTVDDLPLESSAERGNLDTGANTNNIINTILPFDTKNAVKWNASYLVGFSSEKRDRDVAHLHPRLEDQLLSIGRCQVAPSVRRFDRGVRWERERLDVHGTRWVSMYLPVWLYSYHQPGRNGGMLHYIAVNGRTGETMGSVPVQQWKLLTAAITVGTFLEGIALWILGHST from the coding sequence ATGCAAAACCCCAACAACCCGCCCCCCGTGCCGCCCTACACCGGCCCGGGGTCGCCGCAGGACGTGCCGCCGCAGCCCGGCAGCACGCCCATCGACCCGGCCACCCTGCCCCCGCCGATCCGCGACGAGTTGCTGGCGCCCGACCCGGTGGCCATCGACACCTCCGCCGAGGAGCTGAAGGACGGCCTCAACCGCTGCCCCAAATGCGGCGCCACCGACATCCGCCACAAACCCGGCAGCGATCTGCTGATCTGCCTGTACTGCCGCAACGAATGGCACGGCCAGCGAGTGGAGGAGGAGTTCGGCCTCGGCACCGGCATCGACGAACTGAGCGGCACGGTCATCGCCTCCGGCGCGCGCAACATCGAAGCCGATGCCGCCAGCCTGATGACCTTCCATTGCAGCGGCTGCGGTGCCGAAGTCACGGTCAACACCGAAAACGCCATGACCGCGCGCTGCCACTGGTGCCGGCACGTGTTTGGCGTCAACGAGCAGGTGGCCAACGGCGCCGTCCCCGATGCCGTGCTGCCGTTCCGCATCAAGAAGGACGACGCAGTCGCGCGCATCCGCCAGTTCGTGGACAAGCGGCGGCTGTTCGCACTGAAGGAGTTCAAGGAACAGTTCACGCCCGAGAACGTGGTCGGCGTCTACCTGCCGTACATGATCGTCGACGGCAAGGCGAGCGTCGACGTGGTTGGCGAGGGCGAAATCGAAACGCGCCGCTACACCAGGGGCAGCGGCGACAAGAAGAAGACCTACTACGACGCCGACGTGTACCGCGTGGCCCGGCACGTGGACTTCACCGTCGACGATCTGCCGCTGGAATCCTCCGCCGAACGGGGCAACCTGGACACTGGCGCCAACACCAACAACATCATCAACACCATCCTGCCGTTCGACACCAAGAACGCGGTGAAGTGGAACGCGTCGTACCTGGTGGGTTTCAGCTCGGAAAAGCGCGACCGCGACGTGGCGCACCTGCACCCGCGCCTGGAGGACCAGCTGCTGTCCATTGGCCGCTGCCAGGTCGCACCCTCGGTGCGGCGCTTCGACCGCGGCGTGCGCTGGGAACGCGAACGCCTGGACGTGCACGGCACGCGCTGGGTATCGATGTATCTGCCGGTGTGGCTGTACTCGTACCACCAGCCGGGCCGCAACGGCGGCATGCTGCACTACATTGCGGTGAACGGCCGCACCGGCGAGACCATGGGCAGCGTGCCCGTGCAGCAGTGGAAACTGCTCACTGCGGCGATCACCGTGGGCACCTTCCTTGAAGGCATTGCACTCTGGATCCTGGGGCACTCGACATGA
- a CDS encoding DUF4920 domain-containing protein, translating into MRVLAACLLSTVALLAHAGDASTYGEPFADGQAVPVSQAITAFEEHAGEPRRFSGRITEVCQTKGCWMMLEHDGQVARVMFGNHAFYLPKDTSGTAVVHGVLERKQLTPEQAAHFSADSGKGLAVDPVEYRIVADGVRVAGAP; encoded by the coding sequence ATGCGCGTTCTTGCTGCCTGCCTGCTGTCCACCGTTGCGCTGCTCGCCCATGCGGGCGATGCCTCGACCTATGGCGAGCCCTTTGCCGACGGCCAGGCGGTGCCGGTCTCCCAGGCCATCACGGCGTTTGAGGAGCATGCCGGCGAGCCCCGTCGTTTCAGCGGCCGTATCACCGAGGTCTGCCAGACCAAGGGCTGCTGGATGATGCTGGAGCACGACGGCCAGGTGGCGCGCGTGATGTTTGGCAACCACGCGTTCTACCTGCCCAAGGACACGAGCGGAACTGCGGTGGTGCATGGCGTGCTGGAGCGCAAGCAGCTCACGCCGGAACAGGCCGCGCATTTCAGTGCGGACAGCGGCAAGGGGCTTGCGGTGGATCCGGTGGAGTACCGGATCGTCGCCGATGGCGTGCGGGTTGCGGGCGCACCGTAG